The following coding sequences are from one Peromyscus eremicus chromosome X, PerEre_H2_v1, whole genome shotgun sequence window:
- the LOC131898802 gene encoding melanoma-associated antigen 10-like → MSRYGKHPRLSLEEGVNFQNPTETDEFPLVPTPEKEEREGEEEVKEEEEEDNNKQKNEEDNKEKEEEEEKGKEDEKEECDDEVNDEENEKGEEEADLASIFFSSSNVSFPTFTPPSPSSSSSSPFFSPSSSPSSSSSSSSSSSSFFSLVQSNLGGNEGYAAGMLSIFQNAPSFFPSPTLGENLDEANSHQEESSGAIQSPEDPEALLNIVIQEKATDLVFLFIYKYRMKEPITLSEIYEVVTKDYEDHFAVIFIEASKCLEMTFGIDIKESDLLSSAYVFVNSLNLTYEDMLNDNDRLPRNAFLIVILGVIFIEGNRASEERIWEFLQLVGVYDGEEHFICGDPREFLTVDLVQQNYLEYRQVPDSQPPCFEFLWGSRAYAETTKMKVLEFLAKMNGCDPTDFSIWYEEALRDEEERAWAINDSADGSPTTWFLER, encoded by the coding sequence ATGTCTCGCTACGGAAAGCACCCACGCCTCAGCCTGGAAGAAGGTGTAAACTTCCAGAACCCAACTGAAACGGATGAGTTCCCACTGGTTCCTACAcctgagaaggaggagagagaaggagaagaggaggtaaaagaagaagaggaagaagataacAATAAGCAGAAAAATGAGGAAGataacaaagagaaggaagaagaggaagaaaaagggaaagaagatgAAAAGGAAGAGTGTGATGATGAAGTgaatgatgaagaaaatgagaagggagaggaagaagcagacTTAGCTTCCATCTTTTTTTCATCTTCTAATGTCTCTTTTCCTACTTTtacccctccttctccttcctcctcctcctcctcccccttcttctctccttcctcctccccctcttcctcttcctcttcctcctcctcctcctcttccttcttttctctggtTCAGAGCAACCTAGGGGGAAATGAGGGCTATGCTGCTGGGATGCTGAGCATTTTTCAGAATGCTCCAAGTTTCTTTCCCTCACCTACTTTAGGGGAGAATTTAGATGAAGCAAACAGTCACCAGGAAGAGAGTTCAGGTGCCATTCAGTCTCCAGAAGACCCTGAAGCTTTGCTGAATATTGTGATACAAGAAAAGGCTACTGATTtggtatttcttttcatttacaaGTATAGAATGAAGGAACCCATCACATTATCAGAAATTTATGAGGTTGTCACAAAAGATTATGAGGATCATTTTGCTGTCATCTTCATTGAAGCTTCTAAATGCTTGGAGATGACCTTTGGCATTGATATAAAGGAAAGTGACCTTCTAAGCAGTGCTTATGTCTTTGTCAACTCACTGAACCTCACCTATGAGGACATGCTGAATGACAATGATAGACTGCCTAGAAATGCTTTCCTCATAGTTATTCTGGGTGTAATATTCATAGAAGGGAACCGTGCTTCTGAAGAAAGAATCTGGGAATTTTTGCAGCTGGTAGGAGTGTATGATGGGGAGGAGCACTTCATTTGTGGGGATCCCAGGGAGTTCCTCACCGTAGATCTAGTGCAGCAAAATTACCTGGAGTATCGGCAGGTGCCTGATAGCCAGCCTCCATGCTTTGAGTTCCTGTGGGGTTCAAGAGCCTATGCTGAAACTACCAAGATGAAAGTTTTGGAGTTCTTGGCAAAGATGAATGGGTGTGACCCAACTGATTTCTCAATCTGGTATGAAGAGGCTTTGAGAGATGAGGAAGAGAGGGCCTGGGCCATAAATGACTCTGCAGATGGAAGTCCAACCACTTGGTTTTTAGAGCGTTGA